The Kitasatospora paranensis genome has a window encoding:
- a CDS encoding cyclase family protein: protein MRIVDLTHGFYEGMPSYPADWFPQFTFDRAMTPQTDPYGTNRTFSTLHIFPHNGTHVEYKLHFYPGTEGIEDVPLETLIGRACVADLSHKGDLEPVTAEDLDKAVGDRWTPGDRLLIRTDYLHRNWGAADYWDRPPYMTPSAAQWAIDNGAVLVGFDCLTERPGDAESPVHHALLGAGIPILEYVTNLHELTQPVVQLFALPIKVSGVEAAPARVVAVEYSDEAVPAAVR, encoded by the coding sequence ATGCGCATTGTCGACCTTACCCACGGATTTTACGAGGGGATGCCGTCCTATCCGGCGGACTGGTTCCCCCAGTTCACGTTCGACCGGGCGATGACGCCGCAGACGGATCCGTACGGCACCAACCGCACCTTCTCCACGCTGCACATCTTCCCGCACAACGGCACGCACGTGGAGTACAAGCTGCACTTCTACCCGGGGACGGAGGGCATCGAGGACGTTCCGCTCGAAACCCTGATCGGCCGGGCCTGTGTGGCGGACCTGTCGCACAAGGGCGACCTGGAGCCGGTGACGGCCGAGGACCTGGACAAGGCGGTGGGCGACCGGTGGACGCCCGGGGACCGCCTCCTGATCCGGACCGACTACCTGCACCGCAACTGGGGTGCCGCGGACTACTGGGACCGCCCGCCGTACATGACGCCGTCGGCCGCGCAGTGGGCGATCGACAACGGAGCCGTCCTCGTCGGGTTCGACTGCCTGACCGAGCGTCCCGGCGATGCCGAGTCGCCGGTGCACCACGCACTTCTGGGAGCCGGCATCCCGATCCTGGAGTACGTGACCAACCTGCACGAGCTGACGCAGCCGGTGGTGCAGTTGTTCGCCCTGCCGATCAAGGTGTCCGGCGTGGAGGCCGCACCGGCCCGCGTGGTGGCGGTGGAGTACTCCGACGAGGCCGTTCCCGCGGCGGTCCGCTGA
- a CDS encoding SDR family oxidoreductase — translation MPQLLTGQKALVTGANSGIGRATAVALGRAGADVVVNYVFGPEAAEEVVEEIRSFGVRAYAHQADVAQEDQVVAMVARMVEEFGTIDVMVANAGLQRDAAIADMTVEQWHKVLDVNLTGQFLCAREAAKEFLRRGVVPEVSRSAGKIICMSSVHQIIPWAGHVNYAASKGGVLMLMQTLAQELAPKGIRVNAVAPGAIRTPINTSAWNTPEAEAALLTLIPYRRVGDPEDIADAVTLLASDLMDYVVGTTLYVDGGMTLFPGFATGG, via the coding sequence GTGCCGCAGCTCCTCACGGGGCAGAAGGCGTTGGTGACCGGGGCGAACTCCGGGATCGGCAGGGCGACGGCGGTCGCCCTGGGCCGGGCCGGTGCGGACGTGGTCGTCAACTACGTCTTCGGACCGGAGGCGGCGGAGGAGGTCGTCGAGGAGATCCGGTCATTCGGGGTGCGTGCCTACGCGCACCAGGCCGACGTCGCCCAGGAGGACCAGGTCGTCGCGATGGTCGCACGGATGGTCGAGGAGTTCGGCACGATCGACGTCATGGTGGCCAACGCCGGGTTGCAGCGGGACGCCGCCATCGCCGACATGACCGTCGAGCAGTGGCACAAGGTGCTGGACGTCAACCTGACCGGCCAGTTCCTCTGCGCCCGTGAGGCGGCGAAGGAGTTCCTCCGCCGCGGCGTCGTCCCCGAGGTCTCCCGCTCCGCCGGCAAGATCATCTGCATGAGTTCCGTCCATCAGATCATCCCCTGGGCCGGCCACGTGAACTACGCCGCCTCCAAGGGCGGCGTCCTGATGCTGATGCAGACCCTGGCCCAGGAGCTCGCCCCGAAGGGGATCCGGGTCAACGCTGTGGCCCCGGGTGCCATCCGCACCCCGATCAACACCTCCGCCTGGAACACGCCCGAGGCCGAGGCGGCGCTGCTCACCCTGATCCCGTACCGGCGGGTCGGCGATCCCGAGGACATCGCCGACGCGGTGACCCTGCTGGCCTCCGACCTGATGGACTACGTCGTCGGGACGACGCTCTACGTCGACGGCGGTATGACCCTCTTCCCCGGCTTCGCCACCGGGGGCTGA
- a CDS encoding aminodeoxychorismate/anthranilate synthase component II: protein MIIIIDNYDSFVYNLAQYAGQLGHECRVVRNNTLTVDEVTRLNPSLILISPGPGGPQDAGISLDLIRDRGHQVPILGVCLGHQCIAEAFGARVVRAAVPMHGKLSPVFHRGTGAFEGLPSPLEVTRYHSLTVDPASLPDELVVTAWTESGEVMGVRHRDLPIEGVQFHPESLFTEKGLDMVANALKAAERVMA, encoded by the coding sequence GTGATCATCATCATCGACAACTACGACTCCTTCGTCTACAACCTCGCGCAGTACGCCGGTCAGCTCGGGCACGAATGCCGGGTCGTCCGGAACAACACCCTGACCGTCGACGAGGTCACCCGGCTGAACCCGAGCCTGATCCTCATCTCCCCCGGCCCGGGCGGGCCGCAGGACGCGGGCATCTCGCTGGACCTCATCCGCGACCGCGGCCACCAGGTGCCCATCCTGGGCGTCTGCCTCGGGCACCAGTGCATCGCGGAGGCGTTCGGCGCGCGCGTGGTCCGGGCGGCCGTGCCGATGCACGGCAAGCTCAGCCCCGTGTTCCACCGGGGCACCGGTGCCTTCGAGGGGCTGCCGAGCCCGCTGGAGGTGACGCGGTACCACTCGTTGACCGTCGACCCGGCGTCCCTGCCGGACGAGCTCGTCGTGACGGCCTGGACCGAGAGCGGCGAGGTCATGGGAGTGCGCCACCGCGACCTGCCGATCGAAGGCGTGCAGTTCCATCCGGAATCCCTGTTCACCGAGAAGGGCCTCGACATGGTCGCGAATGCGCTGAAGGCAGCCGAGCGGGTGATGGCGTGA
- a CDS encoding ATP-grasp domain-containing protein yields MKHVVLVDPYAPARGLPPAFLEAGYRCVRLQSTAEIPTVYRGPLDLDGYVANVVHRGDIEETLRQLSAYQPVAVLTGSELGVELADEISELMGLDTNGTKLSATRRDKFRMIERVAAVGLRAPRQAHVTGEAELRSWHREIGGRIVVKPLRSAAGDGVTFCDTPDESAAALAAIMGRENIFSLPNDGAVAQEYLQGAEYIVNTVSRAGQHHVTDSWGSGRLTVNGITDLLVESVLLEPDAPGLDALTAYAFAVLDALGIQYGPSHLEIKMTPDGPCLVEIGARISGGELPYYAAEAIGESQLDWTVDSYVRPERFDARCGAPYRLKHHFAWSALASPYSGTLVSYRGIDRIEALPSFRGLRTLVAPGSAIQPTVNDLTYPLTVTLHHESDGVLQRDLNTIRYLDGTGFYDVDHTRQNG; encoded by the coding sequence ATGAAGCATGTCGTACTGGTCGATCCGTACGCGCCGGCCCGCGGGCTGCCGCCCGCGTTCCTGGAGGCGGGGTACCGCTGCGTCCGCCTGCAGAGCACGGCGGAGATCCCGACGGTGTACCGCGGTCCGTTGGATCTCGACGGCTACGTCGCGAACGTGGTGCATCGGGGCGACATCGAGGAGACCCTCCGGCAGCTGTCCGCCTACCAGCCGGTGGCCGTCCTCACCGGCAGCGAGCTCGGCGTCGAACTGGCCGACGAAATCAGCGAGTTGATGGGTCTGGACACCAACGGCACCAAGCTGAGCGCCACCAGGCGGGACAAGTTCCGGATGATCGAGCGGGTGGCGGCCGTCGGACTGCGGGCGCCGCGCCAGGCGCACGTGACCGGCGAGGCCGAACTGCGCTCCTGGCACCGGGAGATCGGCGGCCGGATCGTGGTCAAGCCGCTGCGCAGTGCCGCCGGCGACGGCGTCACCTTCTGCGACACACCCGACGAGTCCGCGGCGGCACTTGCGGCGATCATGGGGCGGGAGAACATCTTCTCGCTGCCGAACGACGGCGCGGTGGCGCAGGAGTACCTGCAGGGCGCGGAGTACATCGTCAACACGGTGAGCCGGGCCGGGCAGCACCACGTCACCGACAGCTGGGGATCCGGCCGGCTGACCGTGAACGGCATCACCGACCTGCTGGTGGAGAGCGTCCTGCTGGAGCCGGACGCACCCGGTCTCGACGCGCTGACCGCGTACGCGTTCGCCGTCCTGGACGCGCTCGGCATCCAGTACGGTCCGTCCCACCTGGAGATCAAGATGACTCCGGACGGTCCCTGCCTCGTCGAGATCGGCGCGCGCATCTCGGGCGGCGAACTGCCGTACTACGCGGCCGAGGCGATCGGCGAGTCACAGCTCGACTGGACGGTCGACAGCTACGTCCGGCCGGAGCGCTTCGATGCGCGCTGCGGTGCGCCGTACCGGCTCAAGCACCACTTCGCCTGGTCGGCGCTGGCATCGCCGTACAGCGGGACGCTCGTCTCCTACCGGGGGATCGACCGGATCGAGGCCCTGCCGAGCTTCCGCGGGCTGCGGACCCTCGTCGCACCGGGCAGTGCCATCCAGCCCACTGTGAACGACCTGACCTACCCGCTCACCGTCACGCTCCACCACGAGTCCGATGGTGTCCTGCAACGGGATCTGAACACGATCAGATATCTCGACGGGACCGGCTTCTACGACGTCGATCACACTCGGCAGAACGGCTGA
- a CDS encoding anthranilate synthase component I family protein: MAATLESSAFLRSGLSAGDVVHRYELRGPDVDAVVAAAALRGSERIMLSCRAADPEPVVLLAVGELAVARRSGPEHDLSAPGPVTAAVDFLAGLEFAPGAALDEVSWYGCIGYDAVTGFERLSLQSTGLPTYDLFLPEVLVRFDGTGTTVVGRGASASAARDAGERVERLLRQAAAFPEVSARVGAGAFGHRADEYLEAVRRAKEYILAGDIFQVVLSIRYSAPGEADGLTVYRRLAEFNRSPYHFWYRSGEFEVVGASPEPCVTLADRDVLIRPLAGTRPRGADPAADRAAERDLVSSEKELAEHRMLVDLARNDLGRVCLPNTVRVPRLMEVERYSHVMHLTSDVRGQLRPDCRTDDLLRASFPAGTMTGAPKVRAIEIIDELEPVGRGLYSGAVGSFGVGHADLYLTIRALVMHDGELHLQAGSGIVHDSDPVAERDECVAKLRAAARAAAVSLGPGVHT; encoded by the coding sequence ATGGCCGCCACCCTGGAGTCGTCCGCCTTCCTGCGCAGCGGGTTGAGCGCCGGCGACGTCGTGCACCGGTACGAGCTGCGCGGACCGGACGTCGACGCGGTCGTCGCCGCGGCCGCGCTGCGCGGCTCGGAGCGGATCATGCTCAGCTGCCGGGCCGCGGACCCGGAGCCGGTCGTGCTGCTCGCGGTCGGCGAGCTGGCCGTCGCCCGCCGGTCGGGGCCGGAGCACGACCTGTCGGCGCCCGGACCGGTCACGGCGGCGGTCGACTTCCTGGCCGGCCTCGAGTTCGCGCCCGGCGCGGCGCTCGACGAGGTCAGCTGGTACGGCTGCATCGGGTACGACGCGGTCACCGGCTTCGAACGGCTGTCGCTGCAGTCGACGGGCCTGCCGACCTACGACCTGTTCCTGCCCGAGGTGCTGGTCCGCTTCGACGGGACGGGGACCACGGTGGTCGGCCGGGGCGCCTCGGCGTCGGCGGCCCGGGACGCCGGCGAGCGCGTCGAGCGGCTGCTCCGGCAGGCCGCGGCCTTCCCGGAGGTGTCGGCACGGGTCGGCGCCGGAGCCTTCGGGCACCGGGCGGACGAGTACCTGGAGGCCGTGCGCCGGGCGAAGGAGTACATCCTGGCCGGCGACATCTTCCAGGTCGTGCTGTCGATCCGGTATTCGGCGCCCGGCGAGGCGGACGGCCTGACGGTGTACCGACGGCTGGCCGAGTTCAACCGCTCGCCGTACCACTTCTGGTACCGCAGCGGCGAGTTCGAGGTGGTCGGCGCGTCGCCCGAGCCGTGCGTCACGCTCGCCGACCGCGATGTCCTGATCCGACCACTGGCCGGCACCCGTCCGCGGGGCGCCGACCCGGCCGCGGACCGCGCGGCCGAGCGGGACCTCGTCTCGTCGGAGAAGGAGCTGGCCGAGCACCGGATGCTCGTCGACCTCGCGCGCAACGACCTCGGACGGGTCTGCCTGCCGAACACCGTCCGGGTGCCGCGCCTGATGGAGGTCGAACGGTATTCCCATGTCATGCATCTGACATCGGATGTCCGCGGACAGCTCCGCCCCGACTGCCGCACCGACGACCTCCTTCGCGCGAGCTTCCCCGCCGGCACCATGACCGGGGCCCCGAAGGTGCGGGCGATCGAGATCATCGACGAACTCGAGCCGGTCGGCCGCGGCCTCTACTCGGGTGCGGTCGGATCGTTCGGCGTCGGCCACGCCGATCTCTACCTGACCATTCGCGCGCTCGTCATGCACGACGGCGAGCTGCACCTGCAGGCCGGCAGCGGGATCGTCCACGACTCCGATCCCGTCGCCGAACGCGACGAGTGCGTGGCCAAGCTCCGGGCCGCCGCCCGCGCCGCCGCCGTCAGTCTCGGACCGGGGGTCCACACGTGA